The sequence below is a genomic window from Rhodococcus sp. 4CII.
CGGCGCCGTTGACCGTGGTGTGCGCGAGCATCTGCGCCGGCGACCAGTACATCTGTGCGTACGGTGGCCGGGACACGACGTGCCCGTTCCATTCGACGGCCAGGTCGATGTCCAGGCCCCACTTCTCCTCGCCGCGCAGGTACGGCAGCGGCTGCGGATCCTGCGTCGGGGTGTCGATGCGGGCCGCCTCGAGAGCGTCGAGGGGAACCACCCACGGCGAGATCGACGTCGCGAAACTCTTCCCGAGAAACGGGCCGAGCGGCACGTATTCCCAGGCCTGGATGTCGCGGGCGGACCAGTCGTTGACGACGACCGCACCGAACACGTAGTCGGCGAATTCGTCCGGGGCGATGGTCTCCCCCAGTTTCGTGGGGACGCCGACGAGGAAGCCCATCTCGGCCTCGATGTCGAGGCGGCGGGACGGTCCGAAGTCGGGGGCGTCCTGCCCGGGAGCCTTGCGTTGCCCGCACGGCCGGACCACGTCGGTACCCGACACGATGACCGTGCTCGACCGCCCGTGGTAGCCGACCGGAAGGTGCTTCCAGTTGGGCATCAACGGTTCGGAGTCGGGACGGAACAGTCGCCCGAGGTTGGTGGCGTGGTTCTCGGAGGCGTAGAAGTCCACGTAATCGGCGACGGCCACGGGCAGGTGCATGGTCACCTCGGCGACCGCGAAGACCGCGGTGTCGGCGATGTCGCCCTGCACGAGTGCGGTGATCTGCCTGCGGACCTCGGTCCAGCGCGCACGACCCTGCGCCATGAAGGCGTTGAGGGTGGGCTGCGCGAAAACGGCGTCACCGAGCGCGGCGGCGAGATCCACGACGGAATCTCCCACCCGCACCCCGACCCGCGGGGCCGAGTCAGGGGTCGAGAACACGCCGTACGGCAGGTTCTCCAGCCCGAAGAGGGAATCGGCGGGGATGTCGAGGACGGTCATGCGTGGGCTCCTTGATCTGCGGAGGCGAGAACGGTATTCGGTACGAGGTGCAGCGCGACGAGATCTTCGAGGGGCTCGAGAATGCTGCACGTGCCGAACGATCGGAAGGCGGTGCGGACGGCGCCGACCACGTCGGCGGGAAGGTCGCCGAGTTCGCGGGCGATTCGTGCGCCGTCGCGCTCGGCGAGGACTGCGGCCACTCGGTCGGCACCGGCACCGTCGAGAGCGTACCGGGTGGCGAGGAGCACGTTGAGGAAACCGTGCTGCTCGAACCCGGTGTGCGGATCGGTGTTGCGCACGGCGTGGTGCAGTCCGGCCGTCGCCTTGAACGGGACACCCGACGCGATCACGCTGCGGAGAGCGGATCCGAGTTCGGTCTCGTCCGGGTAGGCTTCGGCGGCAACACCTCCCGTCCGGAACTTGGCCGCGAAGGGGCCGCCGGCGAGGGCGTCGACAAAGTCGGCCCGGCGT
It includes:
- the fahA gene encoding fumarylacetoacetase; this translates as MTVLDIPADSLFGLENLPYGVFSTPDSAPRVGVRVGDSVVDLAAALGDAVFAQPTLNAFMAQGRARWTEVRRQITALVQGDIADTAVFAVAEVTMHLPVAVADYVDFYASENHATNLGRLFRPDSEPLMPNWKHLPVGYHGRSSTVIVSGTDVVRPCGQRKAPGQDAPDFGPSRRLDIEAEMGFLVGVPTKLGETIAPDEFADYVFGAVVVNDWSARDIQAWEYVPLGPFLGKSFATSISPWVVPLDALEAARIDTPTQDPQPLPYLRGEEKWGLDIDLAVEWNGHVVSRPPYAQMYWSPAQMLAHTTVNGAAASTGDLFASGTISGPEKDQRGAFIELTWGGQEPVVVGDEKRTFLEDGDEIAISATAPGANGTRIGFGEVRARIAPPVSTS